The DNA segment GTAACGAACAGgtttcataaatattattctTACTTTCACGTGAAAGTCTACAGATGGCTTAGATGCAGTCAGTAGCTGAGCAAGTCAAGGCACCAACAGATCCACAACGcaacacaaattttaaaagtgaaatgtacaaaataaaCCCATTTGTTTATGAttcattgtaattttatttaacgcaATGCTTACGAATTGgtccaaaaaataacaaaaaaagttactAATTTACAGGTATTCAAGCTGGTTTTATCTCATACTGCTTTTGATCGCCATCCATGACAGTCAGAGCGCTTACGGACGCGGCAATCAATGGAGTCAATACACACAACGCCCCAACTTTTCGAGATACAAGGAGTTGAAAAAAGTGTACGAGGCAAAAAATTTGGAGTTCGGATTTCCCAGCGAAGAGGACAGACAAAAAGCTTTACGTAAAGAGCTCTACATACCAGACAATCCACTGCCCATAGATGTGGATGTCTACCATCCGCGTGAGTAATatctttctttttaaaataaatatttagagaaacataaaaaataacatttatatattactgTTAGCAAGTGGCGAGCAACCGAAGATATTCGTGACAATACCACGTTTCGGCCAAGGCGTGCCCTACTCGCTGGCCTATCTAACGAATGTGGTGCGCCCCAATGGCACCGAACTGCAACCCTATCCAAGCTACGACTGGCATAAAACGCATGGCGATGACTGTGATGGGCTTACCTCGGTGTACCGGATACAGGTATTGTTTAGCAGATAATAACTGAGGcacaatttttaacttttcttctCCTTTGACGGACAACAGATCGACTCGTGTGGCAAAATGTGGATATTGGATAGCggtgaaattgaatttaaacaACACTGCGCGCCACAACTAGTGGTACTGGATATAGCCACCTCGAAGGTCGTGCATCGCTATCGTTTTCCCAAGGGCATGTTCAAGCCGACAATAAGCCGTTTCGTCACACCATATGTCGACATTGCAGATCCCGCACCGAAGGGTGCATGCGAGGAAGCTTTCGTTTATATGGCCGATCCCACCGGTACCGGTTTTGTGGTGTACGATGTGCAACATGAACGTTCATGGCGTGTGGAAAACAAGTACACATACCCCGATCCAGACTTTGGTACGCACACCATAGCCGGTGAGAGCTTCGAACTTTTGGATGGTACATTCGGTTTCGCGGTAACACCACGCGGTTTGGGTTTGCGACGCATGTTGTACCTGCATTCGCTGTCGAATGATGCACAAGTAGCCATTCCCTTGGATATTGTGAACGATCCCACCTACTGGAAGAGCGGTATCAATTCAGCTTTGGAGCATTTCGTGTTGTTGGGCAAACGTGGCATACAATGTGCGGCACCAGCCATGACCGCGCAGGGCATGTTTCTATGTGGACACCTAGAACCGATCGGTCTTTTCGGCTGGGATATTCGTACACCGTATACACATCAAAATCGCTTGTTGTTGGCTGAGAATCCAACAACGCTGCAGTTTATCAGCGGCTTAAAGGTGATAAGGAATTTAGAGGGCAAAGAAGAGGTTTGGATGCTGTCTAATCGCTTACAGAAGGGCTTCTCCGGCACCATGAATTACGATGAGATTAATTATCGCATTGCCAAATGCGGTGTCGACGAGTTGGTGTTCGGCAGACCTTGCTAGTCGGCAGTGATGTTTAATCAACTTAGTTTAGTAcctacaaaacattttttttatttgtatgtatgtggaatAAGAAGAGGTGTgtgtttactatatattttagaggagatttgttatatattatattgtgaAATTCGAGTATACAAGCGCCTATACATTAATAAATAGTATTTCCGCTTAtcagcgaaattttttttcattgaccCAGTTTGTACCAAATGCTTTTGAAATTTAgggaaaactatatttttaattttttatttcaaaacaacaacaattttattcaatttgtgcgaatttcagtttaaatatttttacatgttCTGTCACAACAATATCATGTGATATTTTTTCACGTGATGTGATAAAGTGCGTTATGGTTTAAGTGGCATTCTTGTAGTAACAATAAGTAagtatttagaaaataataaaatttataaattttcagaatttataTGCAACGTTACCAAGGCATGTGATGTGATGCCATTTCGATTTGATCTTGCTAGTGGCAATAGGTTGTTATTTGCGgttatttcatttcaaatgaAGTGCTTACACTGCATCACTCAACaaactatattaaaaaacaataggGCATGGTAACTTCACATCACGTTAACGTTTCGGATACACATAGGTTAGTTTATTAGGTATAATTTCTATTATGTAAGAAActgtttatttatacactttcaTAAGACGCATATAAGATGGAGATGGGGCTAAAGTTTTAAAGCAATGCCGAGTCACATGATATTAATGTTTTGTCGTACTATATGCTATTAGAGGAAGCATAAGTAGTATATACGTGACATTCGTGATATTATGATCTGACTATGATATATAAATAACGATATGATAATATATCGGAAAAAGTACTATGGTATTGTCTGAgttcaattttaagttttggTAATGCACTTCAGAACATCAGATGATGGCAATGTCACATCGCCTATACAGACATGTCAAGTGCTGACTTTGAAAGTAGTTACATGTGTTTTAAGGTGTTCGCATATGCGATATGTTAGTGTAAtgacaaaaaagttttcaaatatgaTTTAAGAAAACATCAGATGTTGGCAACCACAGACCAGGCCTATTAAGTCTGACtaagttatttacatatatgtatgtatgtatgctgtagatgattttcaagttttattgaataaattgaACTCAATTAAATCAATTTGACAAATCATTAAGTTTTAGatacaatttataaaaacaatcgTATGATGTAATGACATTTTATTGTATGTCATTTGATGGCGTAATGATATGATGTGACATTTTGGTATAGAAATTAATGGgacgaattttaaatttctttagcgcaatttttcatttatgacGCCCTAGATGATATTCAAGTGATATGATGATATAATTGAAGTGATATATCATATGATTTCAGTATATGCTATGTATTATAGAGTGAACTGATGTTCTATCAAATTAAAACAGCAAATCATTaagcatttacaacaacaaacatatgaTGTAATGATATTTTATTGTATGTCATTTGATGGCGTGATGGTGTGATGTGACATTTTGGTTAAGCAATTGATGTGACgtgttttagttttagttttctaTAGcgcgattttttaaattattttttaaggtgtaaatatttattaaagcaTTCACTTTAAATCACATGTAGATACGATGCTTTATCATATGATGTGATTTCGATAGATGAGCAGTTATGAGATTTGATTTCATTATACCTACATTATGTGTCTCTATAGTCAATAGGGACAGAAAGTCGTAATATTTAATGCTGGGTTATAGCACTGCATGTGTAGAAGAGCTCTTTAACACCTCAATGTCACAGCGCTGCCCTCTGCCGTGGGGTCAACCATAGAGCCAAGTGCAGCTAACTCTTCATTCATATAAACACAAATATCGTTGAATACACGTTGTTGTTGAATGAATTGTCTTGTGAGTTATTTGTTCCGttcttattgtttattatttacacTTTCGGTTTGTTTTTCCAGGTAACAAAGAACCCTTTGGGTTATACACACACAATGTACTCGTACGTAGCAGCATCTATTCTAAAGTAAATCACTATTGGAAAACTATTACAAAGCACGGTGGAAGCTGCAGTGTTAGCCAGCCACTGGCTCAGTCTTCCCATATGGAACACTCTGATTTGACTGACTTACAcacctacaaacatacatatgtatttgcagtCTTGCCTGTGGTCGCTGCCGTTGCACTGTTATTCGTGTACCTGTTAAGGCTTTATAGCCAAGTTGGTCGTTTGTTCTTTGCGGCCTGGCAGTTAAACAGTCAAGCGCTCACTCACTCACGCGTGCAAACAATCGTCTGGAGCGGCAAATCAAGTCAAAAGTATTTGGCCTAAGCCAACCGTCTGACCAAATACTCATTCGAACATACAACTATACATATCCATATATGTTGTGTGTGTGACAGGATGTGTTGGCATTGATGTCGATTACcagtaaaaacagaaaaaactgtaaataaattgTACACAAACATAACTCAAAATTGTATGCGGTTAAAGACGAACGATTTGTGCCCTACTTTTggaacattttacaaaaaagtgaatatttttcttGGCGATTGAAACCACAACTTGTAGGTTAATtagattttgaaattctttaatatattttgcaattaGAATCCTTTCTTATTAGCTTAAATCTACTACGAATCTTATTCGCAAAACCGGGTTTCGAACTGATCGAGTAGTCTGAGAAAGTGTTTAGAAGAGGCAAAAGCGGTATGAGGTTCGAAACAGACCACTGATATTCGCTGATTTTAATGCCGTTTAGCTTACAATTACGTCATAAAGAACCTGTGTCTTTAATGCTGATTTATCTTCTACTGAATCAGTTAGATATTGTTATGGTATAAaccgaaataaaatttttgggtcAAGCTTTTTTAGCAATATTTTGGGGTTATTTCAAAAATCACATTCTTTTGCTCGTCTGAAATCTtatatttgtttccaaaaccCATTCTCCATACTGTGTTGGCGTTTTCTTGCGCTTTTATTTCGAAGCTTCAGTCGGAAAAAGTGTTGGTCTTAATGCAAACGAAGACAAAACTTTGGGTTCATTGTTCTGGCTTTATTTTCAGTTGGACATGGACAAAATAGTTATAGTTCTCAAGTAAATATAACGGTCTTTACTATTAGAGAGACTTATGTCTCtcctttatattttataaattactcGTCTTCATTGTCCGAAATTCAAACCTGTAAAGCTTAAGCAACTTGCATCTAATTCCAACAAAAAATgcctttatcgtaaagttttaCAGAACAAAAAAGTTATTCCGCAAAACACTTCGAACTAAAATTATATCGAATCAAAATTCAACAAGTTCCAATTCACTAAATAATTCTAAGCCATTTGAGTGCTTCTAATATCTAATTTGTGAACTGTTATAATCATTAACGATCTACATTTGTATATCCAACTTTACTAAGAAGTTACATGGCTTTaggggtttcaaaaaatatattttttattgtcttattaaattccacAACACCTATACAATTgtcgtaaattttcaaattgttccgagcaatagtttcggagatacagccttgagaacttatgCTCCCGAGGTTAGCTGGGCTATGTGCACCGTcgttaaacgcatttttctcgaactGAGAACTACTTCttcgatcttcatgaaattttacacaggtctttgagatacaaatcTTAAAAACTTGTGCGAAGGATTTCTTTTTCgactacaactatttgaaaaaaaatacgtgaaattttcatttttttgtaaaaatgtctgccaaaaatccaattttcagtttattttttctttcgtccGAATtccaagttaaggttttaactaaaatacgtattttttcgctttagatgtttctgtaaggagttatcctgccaacgcgtgCGTATCTTTTTTCCGAGTAGTCACCGGAAATAGCGTTGCGATGACCGCCTTCTTCCTTCTACTTTCGCTCAGGACGTCACAAATGAAATGATTTTCAAACGCTCGTACAAAAATGTCACAAACTCTATTTCTATTATTACTGAACAGCATTAGAACACGAGCACAGTCGTATATGCCGCACTCTCGTCGGTGTAGCgaacaataacaaatatcaaTAAGTGTTGCCGGTGTTGTTGTCTTGTCTGCAGAATAAAGTGATTTTGTTCTTTATGCTACTTCGACGTGTAGTGGATAGTTTACTTTGACGTTTGGGTGCATTCAAGAATGCCGTTGGCTAATTAGACTTGGTTAGCGCCTACAAAAACCCGGCAgacatctgtatgtatgttcagACATAAATACAAGCGCACGCATATTTTCACTGCACGTAGAAAGCGGCATTTGAAGAGGATGCTGCACGATGCACGCAGTCAGCCAGGGCGCTCGATCAGTCAGACTTTAGTAACACGTCGAGGCAGACGTCACCCGCTCAAGAACTAAGCTCTGCTATTAACTTAACTGTAATATTTCGATTATTATTGATAGCTTTGTGTTTGAAAAACGTTTTGTGATTGTGTGAACTTGAACTTTGATTTGcaatatgttgttgttatgttgctGTTTTGTGCAACTGCTGGTCCATTTGGTCAGTGGCGGTGCGGCAGAGAGTGATGTTGAGCCACTGCTGCGTAGAAAGGAGTTCGTTACGCTGCATAAATGGAGCGAATTGAAATTGGGTGTGCCCGAAGGCTATCAACAACCACCGACGCTGGATGCAAACCGTTACGCACAGGATAAATTGCTGCCAGTCGATGTGGATGTGGAGTACGGCGGTGAGTGATTGTTTATTATTGTACTTcattgcaaaataaaagaatataataacttggaattatatattaattatgaTCTGCCGCACTTTCTCACCCTCACCCTCTCTCTTTCTGCGCAGATGACGGCTACCATCGCACCTTCCTAACCATACCACGTTTGAGTCACGGCGTTCTTTACTCCCTAGCTGTGGTCGCCGATAGTGACAACTCGACATTGCTTAATCCACTGCTGGTGCCGTATCCCAGTTATGATTGGCACTCCAGCTTTGGTCAAAATTGCAGCTCAATAACTTCGGCCATACGCACTTTTGTGAGTGTTTATAACACGATTCCACAGACAATCAACCATATCTTTAATATAACTTCGCTCTCTTTCTTGCACTCTGCGCTTCACTTCCTTAGATTGATGACTGTTGGCGTTTGTGGGTGGTTGACTTGGGTCAAATTAACGGTATTCAGTATTGCGCGCCTCAAATACTCGCTTTTGATTTGGTCACCGATCAGCTGATACACCGTTATGTTATACCGGCATCGCAATATACACCGGGTGTGTCCATTTTCACTGCACTCGCTGTGGACATAGATGAATCGGTGCCAAAGGCGGAGTGTAGTACTGCTATGGTCTACATAGCGGATCCCTGGGGTTATGGTCTGATTGTTTACGACATGAGTCGAGGTCAATCTTGGCGCATACAAAATGCACACATGCAGCCGGATCAGCAATTGACACAGGATAAAACAGGCAGCAGCGGCATTTTTACAGTCAGCATAAGTCCAAGACAGCATGACAAGGAAGGCGGTGATAAcggtaaaatatttatgaaaattaaaacaacctGAAAGCCACTGAGTACCGAAAGTGTAACGAggaaattttatgaaacttcaatttttgtacaaagTCAGGACTTTATGATGTCTTCCAAAGCTTTGACTCCTTAATACAACTTTTCTTTTGAAGATAGATTTAGGACTTATTTAAatgaagatttaaaaattttttttttttgttccagcTGAGCGCCGCTTATATTTCCATGCACTCAATAGCTTTTTAGAAGTAAGTGTACCGTTAGTTGTGGTCAATAATGCTTCCCTGTGGACACAGCTTAAGGATACGGAAACACAAAATGAACTGCTGAAAGAGTTTAGAATCGTTGGCAGCCGCGGCATACAGTGTGAATCGGAAGCTATGGACAGTGAGGGTAATTTATATTGCAGTTTGATAAGCTCAAGCGCCTTAATAGCCTGGAAGGAAAATAGCGATTACGATTCGGATCATTTGAAGGTAATTGAGGGAAATGTTGACAAATTAACTGAAAGACACCTCCCCAATAT comes from the Bactrocera neohumeralis isolate Rockhampton chromosome 2, APGP_CSIRO_Bneo_wtdbg2-racon-allhic-juicebox.fasta_v2, whole genome shotgun sequence genome and includes:
- the LOC126758128 gene encoding protein yellow-like isoform X2 — its product is MQSVAEQVKAPTDPQRNTNFKSEMYSSWFYLILLLIAIHDSQSAYGRGNQWSQYTQRPNFSRYKELKKVYEAKNLEFGFPSEEDRQKALRKELYIPDNPLPIDVDVYHPPSGEQPKIFVTIPRFGQGVPYSLAYLTNVVRPNGTELQPYPSYDWHKTHGDDCDGLTSVYRIQIDSCGKMWILDSGEIEFKQHCAPQLVVLDIATSKVVHRYRFPKGMFKPTISRFVTPYVDIADPAPKGACEEAFVYMADPTGTGFVVYDVQHERSWRVENKYTYPDPDFGTHTIAGESFELLDGTFGFAVTPRGLGLRRMLYLHSLSNDAQVAIPLDIVNDPTYWKSGINSALEHFVLLGKRGIQCAAPAMTAQGMFLCGHLEPIGLFGWDIRTPYTHQNRLLLAENPTTLQFISGLKVIRNLEGKEEVWMLSNRLQKGFSGTMNYDEINYRIAKCGVDELVFGRPC
- the LOC126758128 gene encoding major royal jelly protein 1-like isoform X1; amino-acid sequence: MQSVAEQVKAPTDPQRNTNFKSEMYKINPFVYDSLYSSWFYLILLLIAIHDSQSAYGRGNQWSQYTQRPNFSRYKELKKVYEAKNLEFGFPSEEDRQKALRKELYIPDNPLPIDVDVYHPPSGEQPKIFVTIPRFGQGVPYSLAYLTNVVRPNGTELQPYPSYDWHKTHGDDCDGLTSVYRIQIDSCGKMWILDSGEIEFKQHCAPQLVVLDIATSKVVHRYRFPKGMFKPTISRFVTPYVDIADPAPKGACEEAFVYMADPTGTGFVVYDVQHERSWRVENKYTYPDPDFGTHTIAGESFELLDGTFGFAVTPRGLGLRRMLYLHSLSNDAQVAIPLDIVNDPTYWKSGINSALEHFVLLGKRGIQCAAPAMTAQGMFLCGHLEPIGLFGWDIRTPYTHQNRLLLAENPTTLQFISGLKVIRNLEGKEEVWMLSNRLQKGFSGTMNYDEINYRIAKCGVDELVFGRPC
- the LOC126758128 gene encoding protein yellow-like isoform X3, producing MYSSWFYLILLLIAIHDSQSAYGRGNQWSQYTQRPNFSRYKELKKVYEAKNLEFGFPSEEDRQKALRKELYIPDNPLPIDVDVYHPPSGEQPKIFVTIPRFGQGVPYSLAYLTNVVRPNGTELQPYPSYDWHKTHGDDCDGLTSVYRIQIDSCGKMWILDSGEIEFKQHCAPQLVVLDIATSKVVHRYRFPKGMFKPTISRFVTPYVDIADPAPKGACEEAFVYMADPTGTGFVVYDVQHERSWRVENKYTYPDPDFGTHTIAGESFELLDGTFGFAVTPRGLGLRRMLYLHSLSNDAQVAIPLDIVNDPTYWKSGINSALEHFVLLGKRGIQCAAPAMTAQGMFLCGHLEPIGLFGWDIRTPYTHQNRLLLAENPTTLQFISGLKVIRNLEGKEEVWMLSNRLQKGFSGTMNYDEINYRIAKCGVDELVFGRPC
- the LOC126758266 gene encoding protein yellow — translated: MLLLCCCFVQLLVHLVSGGAAESDVEPLLRRKEFVTLHKWSELKLGVPEGYQQPPTLDANRYAQDKLLPVDVDVEYGDDGYHRTFLTIPRLSHGVLYSLAVVADSDNSTLLNPLLVPYPSYDWHSSFGQNCSSITSAIRTFIDDCWRLWVVDLGQINGIQYCAPQILAFDLVTDQLIHRYVIPASQYTPGVSIFTALAVDIDESVPKAECSTAMVYIADPWGYGLIVYDMSRGQSWRIQNAHMQPDQQLTQDKTGSSGIFTVSISPRQHDKEGGDNAERRLYFHALNSFLEVSVPLVVVNNASLWTQLKDTETQNELLKEFRIVGSRGIQCESEAMDSEGNLYCSLISSSALIAWKENSDYDSDHLKVVAYNPDRLRFVTGLKVNRNNLDEDELWALSSNPELFVGGNVQTDDIKFQIIGCRVKNLLENEPCSVVINHLQNTINYYKEH